The following proteins come from a genomic window of Kitasatospora cineracea:
- a CDS encoding ArsR/SmtB family transcription factor, giving the protein MVMSVDTELMRVLSDPLRLRIVTLLARETLCTTHLVEETGARQTNLSNHLKVLRDAGVVDTEPCGRFTYYRLRPEVLESLSAQFADLAATARTNADTKRSC; this is encoded by the coding sequence ATGGTGATGTCAGTCGATACTGAGTTGATGCGCGTGCTGTCCGACCCCCTCCGGTTGCGGATCGTGACCCTGCTGGCCCGCGAGACCCTGTGCACCACGCACCTGGTGGAGGAGACCGGCGCCCGCCAGACCAACCTCTCCAACCACCTCAAGGTGCTGCGGGACGCCGGGGTGGTGGACACCGAGCCGTGCGGCCGCTTCACCTACTACCGGCTGCGCCCCGAGGTGCTGGAGTCGCTGTCCGCGCAGTTCGCCGACCTCGCCGCCACCGCCCGCACCAACGCCGACACCAAGAGGTCCTGCTGA
- the arsB gene encoding ACR3 family arsenite efflux transporter, producing MSRTAPAPEAGPEAASVAGKLSFVDRYLAVWILVAMALGLGLGRLIPGLNDALAKVEVGGISLPIALGLLVMMYPVLAKVRYDRLDTVTGDRKLMASSLVINWLVGPAVMFALAWIFLADLPAYRTGLIIVGLARCIAMVVIWNDLACGDREAAAVLVALNSVFQVVMFGVLGWFYLDLLPGWLGLGEGEHLDVSMGRIALNVVVFLGIPLIAGFLTRRLGEKKLGRERYESNLLPKIGPWALYGLLFTIVILFALQGKTITSQPLDVARIALPLLAYFAFMWFGTFALGRGLGLTYDRTATLAFTAAGNNFELAIAVAIGTFGVTSGQALAGVVGPLIEVPVLIALVYVSLAWRRKFTPTS from the coding sequence ATGTCCCGCACCGCGCCCGCTCCCGAGGCCGGACCCGAAGCGGCGTCGGTCGCCGGGAAGCTGTCCTTCGTCGACCGCTACCTCGCGGTGTGGATCCTCGTCGCGATGGCCCTCGGCCTCGGGCTGGGCCGCCTGATCCCCGGGCTGAACGACGCGCTGGCGAAGGTCGAGGTCGGCGGGATCTCGCTGCCGATCGCGCTCGGGCTGCTGGTCATGATGTACCCGGTGCTGGCCAAGGTCCGCTACGACCGGCTCGACACCGTCACCGGCGACCGCAAGCTCATGGCCTCCTCGCTGGTGATCAACTGGCTCGTCGGGCCCGCGGTGATGTTCGCCCTCGCCTGGATCTTCCTGGCCGACCTGCCCGCGTACCGCACCGGCCTGATCATCGTCGGCCTGGCCCGCTGCATCGCCATGGTCGTCATCTGGAACGACCTGGCCTGCGGCGACCGCGAGGCCGCCGCCGTCCTGGTCGCCCTGAACTCGGTGTTCCAGGTCGTCATGTTCGGCGTCCTCGGCTGGTTCTACCTCGACCTCCTGCCCGGCTGGCTGGGCCTGGGCGAGGGCGAGCACCTCGACGTCTCCATGGGGAGGATCGCCCTCAACGTCGTCGTCTTCCTCGGCATCCCGCTGATCGCCGGGTTCCTCACCCGCCGCCTCGGCGAGAAGAAGCTCGGCCGCGAACGCTACGAGAGCAACCTGCTCCCGAAGATCGGCCCCTGGGCGCTGTACGGACTGCTGTTCACCATCGTCATCCTCTTCGCCCTGCAGGGGAAGACGATCACCTCGCAGCCGCTGGACGTCGCCCGCATCGCCCTGCCGCTGCTCGCCTACTTCGCGTTCATGTGGTTCGGCACCTTTGCCCTCGGCAGGGGCCTCGGCCTGACCTACGACCGCACCGCCACCCTCGCCTTCACCGCCGCCGGCAACAACTTCGAACTCGCCATCGCCGTCGCCATCGGCACCTTCGGCGTCACCTCCGGCCAGGCCCTCGCAGGCGTGGTCGGCCCGCTGATCGAGGTCCCGGTGCTGATCGCCCTGGTGTACGTCTCCCTCGCCTGGCGCAGGAAGTTCACCCCGACGAGCTGA
- a CDS encoding GNAT family N-acetyltransferase has product MLPEHAEQVLAIYRAGIEEGNATFETGAPSWAAFDAARLPAHRHVALGPGGRVLGWAAVSPVSSRPAYAGVVEHSVYVHPDHRGRGIAGTLLEALIDSTEKAGIWTVQSSVFPENTASLALHARAGFRTIGTRERVARHRGVWRDTVLIERRSPLID; this is encoded by the coding sequence ATGCTGCCCGAGCACGCCGAGCAGGTGCTCGCGATCTACCGGGCGGGCATCGAGGAGGGCAACGCCACCTTCGAGACCGGGGCGCCGAGTTGGGCCGCCTTCGACGCGGCCCGGCTGCCCGCGCACCGGCACGTCGCGCTCGGCCCGGGCGGGCGGGTGCTCGGCTGGGCCGCGGTCAGCCCGGTCTCCTCCCGCCCCGCCTACGCCGGGGTGGTCGAGCACTCCGTCTACGTCCACCCCGACCACCGCGGCCGGGGCATCGCGGGCACGCTGCTGGAGGCGCTGATCGACTCCACCGAGAAGGCCGGGATCTGGACGGTCCAGTCCTCGGTCTTCCCCGAGAACACCGCCAGCCTCGCCCTGCACGCCCGCGCCGGCTTCCGGACCATCGGCACCCGCGAACGCGTCGCCCGCCACCGCGGCGTCTGGCGCGACACCGTCCTGATCGAACGCCGCAGCCCGCTGATCGACTGA
- a CDS encoding ArsR/SmtB family transcription factor — protein sequence MSNSRVELPVLEPEVVPCCPPLTSAELSEADAVRMAAMFKALGDPVRLRLFSKVASHQGGEACVCDIQDVGVSQPTVSHHLKKLREAGLLTSERRGTWVYYRVEPSVLAGLAQLLDLNR from the coding sequence ATGTCGAATTCGAGGGTGGAGTTGCCGGTGCTCGAGCCGGAGGTGGTGCCGTGCTGCCCGCCGCTGACCTCGGCGGAACTCTCCGAGGCGGACGCGGTCAGGATGGCGGCGATGTTCAAGGCGCTCGGCGACCCGGTGCGGCTGCGGCTGTTCTCCAAGGTCGCCTCCCACCAGGGCGGCGAGGCGTGCGTGTGCGACATCCAGGACGTCGGCGTCTCCCAGCCGACCGTCTCCCACCACCTGAAGAAGCTCCGCGAGGCCGGACTGCTGACCTCCGAGCGGCGCGGCACCTGGGTGTACTACCGCGTTGAGCCGTCCGTCCTCGCGGGCCTGGCCCAACTGCTCGACCTGAACCGCTGA
- a CDS encoding FAD-dependent oxidoreductase, protein MTSDTTDLPVLVIGAGPIGLAAAAHLLERGLEPLVLEAGPQAAASVRSWSHVRLFSPWAEVVDPAAEKLLAPTGWTRPDGAAYPTGGDWAEQYLQPLADVLGDRVRYGTRVTGVARAGRDRIVDADREQQPFTVHVEHADGREERLLARAVVDASGTWSTPNPLGADGLPALGERAAADRISYRIPDLRDPAVRARYAGKRTAVVGTGASAFTALAALAGLAKDAPGTHAVWVLRRGLTGSTYGGGTADQLPARGALGLAAKAAVESGHADALTGFRTAAVEPSADGRLTLVAEDGTRAEELDEIIALTGLRPDLSFLTELRLALDDRLQAPTGLAPLIDPNRHSCGTVYPHGANELSHPEQDVHLVGMKSYGRAPTFLALTGYEQVRSVAAHLAGDLEAAARVELTLPETGVCGGAGLYDEPTQDQGDSAGCCSVPAAPQLITLGTPAGGNSCSPGGSC, encoded by the coding sequence ATGACCTCCGACACCACCGACCTGCCCGTCCTCGTGATCGGCGCCGGACCGATCGGCCTGGCCGCCGCCGCCCACCTGCTGGAACGCGGCCTCGAACCCCTGGTCCTGGAGGCCGGGCCGCAGGCCGCCGCCTCGGTGCGGTCCTGGTCGCACGTGCGGCTGTTCTCGCCGTGGGCGGAGGTCGTCGACCCCGCCGCGGAGAAGCTGCTGGCCCCCACCGGCTGGACCCGCCCCGACGGCGCCGCGTACCCGACCGGCGGCGACTGGGCCGAGCAGTACCTGCAGCCGCTCGCCGACGTCCTCGGTGACCGCGTCCGGTACGGCACCCGGGTCACCGGCGTGGCCCGCGCCGGACGCGACCGGATCGTCGACGCCGACCGCGAGCAGCAGCCCTTCACCGTCCACGTCGAACACGCCGACGGCCGCGAGGAACGCCTCCTCGCCCGCGCCGTGGTCGACGCCTCCGGCACCTGGTCCACCCCGAACCCGCTCGGCGCCGACGGCCTGCCCGCGCTCGGCGAGCGCGCCGCCGCCGACCGCATCTCCTACCGCATCCCCGACCTGCGCGACCCCGCCGTCCGGGCCCGCTACGCCGGCAAGCGCACCGCCGTCGTCGGCACCGGCGCCTCCGCGTTCACCGCCCTCGCAGCCCTCGCCGGCCTCGCGAAGGACGCGCCCGGCACCCATGCCGTCTGGGTGCTGCGCCGCGGCCTCACCGGCTCCACCTACGGCGGCGGCACCGCCGACCAGCTCCCCGCCCGCGGGGCGCTGGGCCTCGCCGCCAAGGCCGCCGTCGAGAGCGGCCACGCCGACGCGCTGACCGGCTTCCGCACCGCCGCCGTCGAACCGTCCGCCGACGGCCGCCTCACCCTCGTCGCCGAAGACGGCACCCGCGCCGAGGAGTTGGACGAGATCATCGCCCTGACCGGACTGCGCCCAGACCTGTCCTTCCTCACCGAACTGCGCCTCGCCCTCGACGACCGCCTCCAGGCCCCGACCGGGCTCGCCCCGCTGATCGACCCCAACCGGCACTCCTGCGGCACCGTCTACCCGCACGGCGCGAACGAGCTCTCCCACCCCGAGCAGGACGTCCACCTCGTCGGCATGAAGTCCTACGGCCGCGCCCCCACCTTCCTCGCCCTGACCGGCTACGAGCAGGTCCGCTCCGTGGCCGCCCACCTCGCCGGCGACCTGGAGGCCGCCGCCCGCGTCGAACTCACCCTCCCCGAAACCGGCGTCTGCGGCGGCGCCGGCCTCTACGACGAACCCACCCAGGACCAGGGCGACAGCGCAGGCTGCTGCAGCGTGCCCGCCGCACCGCAGCTCATCACCCTCGGAACCCCCGCCGGAGGCAACTCCTGCTCGCCCGGCGGCAGCTGCTGA
- a CDS encoding GNAT family N-acetyltransferase, whose protein sequence is MSEYELRAARPEDIDAVLAFWAESAEGTSISDDRAGVARLLERDPQALILAERAGALLGTVIAGWDGWRCHLYRLAVHPGARRQGIGTALLDAAHARFEQAGGRRADAMVLEHNALGRAAWEAAGYGREEQWRRWTKPLEVEGD, encoded by the coding sequence ATGAGCGAGTACGAACTGCGGGCGGCCCGGCCCGAGGACATCGATGCGGTGCTGGCGTTCTGGGCCGAGTCCGCCGAGGGGACCAGCATCAGTGACGACCGGGCGGGTGTGGCCCGGCTGTTGGAGCGGGATCCGCAGGCGCTGATCCTGGCGGAGCGGGCGGGGGCGCTGCTCGGGACGGTGATCGCGGGGTGGGACGGCTGGCGCTGCCACCTGTACCGGCTGGCCGTCCACCCGGGGGCCCGGCGGCAGGGCATCGGCACCGCGCTGCTCGACGCCGCGCACGCCCGGTTCGAGCAGGCCGGTGGCCGGCGGGCCGACGCGATGGTGCTGGAGCACAACGCGCTGGGCCGGGCCGCCTGGGAGGCGGCCGGATACGGGCGCGAGGAGCAGTGGCGTCGATGGACGAAGCCCCTTGAGGTGGAAGGGGATTGA
- a CDS encoding GNAT family N-acetyltransferase, translated as MTVEPHRFTTLTADVRQALLAAYADVRAPLLDRPNYRLEAFAERLEQHAATPGFTLVLAFALAPGPDVPGQGAGSTGSTGGIGTAVGYAYGNTVGPGDGYWQRLAEPLPAGFTAAPVLALREIGVRPPWRGTGAARRIHDALLADRPEQRVALMVNPLAGEGKVLRLYEGWGYRGYNSQAVSPLSPELTAMIRPIRPEPTD; from the coding sequence GTGACCGTCGAACCGCACCGATTCACCACCCTGACGGCAGACGTCCGACAGGCCCTGCTGGCGGCGTACGCGGACGTCCGGGCCCCGCTGCTCGACCGGCCGAACTACCGGCTCGAAGCCTTCGCCGAACGCCTCGAACAGCACGCGGCCACCCCGGGCTTCACCCTCGTCCTCGCCTTCGCCCTAGCCCCCGGACCGGACGTCCCCGGACAGGGCGCCGGCAGCACGGGCAGCACGGGCGGCATCGGCACGGCGGTCGGCTACGCCTACGGCAACACCGTCGGCCCCGGGGACGGCTACTGGCAGCGCCTGGCCGAACCGCTCCCCGCGGGCTTCACCGCGGCCCCCGTGCTGGCCCTGCGGGAGATCGGCGTCCGGCCCCCGTGGCGGGGAACGGGAGCGGCCCGCCGGATCCACGACGCGCTGCTCGCCGACCGTCCGGAACAGCGCGTCGCCCTGATGGTCAACCCGCTGGCGGGCGAGGGCAAGGTGCTCCGCCTGTACGAGGGTTGGGGCTACCGGGGCTACAACTCCCAGGCCGTGTCGCCGCTTTCACCGGAACTGACCGCGATGATCCGCCCGATCCGCCCCGAGCCCACCGACTGA
- a CDS encoding SDR family oxidoreductase: MKLGLDGRTALVTGAGRGIGLAVARALAAEGVRVVGATRTATPELAEVAAAVVLADLGTAQGAAGAVRQAVDAVGGIDLLVNNVGAGDADQLVLGSVLDVPDEQWQAMLDLNLFSAVRTTRAALPSLLERGGAIVNVSSINGRIPSGSPVGYAEAKAALNQFGKRLSEELAPRGVRVNTVSPGPTATALWTDPAGYGGRLADSLGVPHEALLADLPAQAGTASGRLTGPEEVADLVVFLLSDRAANIHGADHVIDGGTLKAA; encoded by the coding sequence ATGAAGCTCGGACTCGACGGCCGCACCGCCCTGGTCACCGGCGCCGGACGGGGCATCGGCCTGGCCGTCGCCCGCGCCCTCGCCGCCGAGGGCGTGCGGGTGGTGGGCGCCACCCGCACCGCCACCCCGGAACTGGCCGAGGTCGCGGCGGCCGTCGTCCTCGCCGACCTGGGCACCGCGCAGGGCGCGGCCGGGGCCGTCCGGCAGGCGGTCGACGCGGTCGGCGGGATCGACCTGCTGGTCAACAACGTCGGCGCGGGCGACGCCGACCAGCTGGTGCTGGGCAGCGTGCTGGACGTCCCCGACGAGCAGTGGCAGGCGATGCTGGACCTCAACCTGTTCAGCGCCGTCCGCACCACCCGGGCCGCGCTGCCGAGCCTGCTGGAGCGGGGCGGGGCGATCGTCAACGTCTCCTCGATCAACGGCCGCATCCCCAGCGGCTCCCCGGTCGGCTACGCGGAGGCCAAGGCCGCGCTCAACCAGTTCGGCAAGCGCCTCAGCGAGGAGCTCGCTCCGCGCGGCGTCCGGGTCAACACCGTCTCCCCCGGCCCGACCGCCACCGCCCTGTGGACCGACCCGGCCGGCTACGGCGGCCGCCTCGCCGACTCCCTGGGCGTCCCGCACGAGGCCCTGCTGGCGGACCTCCCCGCCCAGGCCGGCACCGCCTCCGGCCGCCTGACCGGCCCGGAGGAGGTCGCCGACCTGGTGGTCTTCCTGCTCTCCGACCGGGCCGCCAACATCCACGGCGCGGACCACGTCATCGACGGCGGCACCCTCAAGGCCGCCTGA
- a CDS encoding TetR/AcrR family transcriptional regulator yields MGRPKQFDEEAAVAQAMEVFWTKGYAGSSPAELAEAAGIGKGSLYHAFGSKRELFGRALNHYDRAGAELTEEFLSGPGTAKERVRAYLRMLVDADFDTPVRRGCLAVNTALELGGRDAEATLAVRRSTERSADLLAARIERGKLAGDVPASVDAAEQARFLMVTIAGLRVAARTFDRETLHAAIDTAVAAL; encoded by the coding sequence ATGGGAAGGCCGAAGCAGTTCGACGAGGAGGCCGCCGTCGCGCAGGCGATGGAGGTGTTCTGGACCAAGGGCTACGCCGGGTCGTCCCCGGCCGAGCTGGCGGAGGCGGCGGGGATCGGCAAGGGCAGCCTGTACCACGCGTTCGGCTCCAAGCGGGAGCTGTTCGGGCGGGCCCTGAACCACTACGACCGGGCCGGCGCCGAGCTCACCGAGGAGTTCCTGTCCGGCCCCGGCACCGCGAAGGAACGCGTCCGCGCCTACCTGCGGATGCTGGTGGACGCGGACTTCGACACCCCGGTCCGGCGCGGCTGCCTGGCCGTCAACACCGCCCTGGAGCTCGGCGGCCGGGACGCCGAGGCCACGCTCGCGGTGCGCCGCTCGACCGAGCGCAGCGCCGACCTGCTGGCCGCCCGGATCGAACGCGGCAAACTGGCCGGCGACGTCCCCGCCTCGGTGGACGCCGCCGAGCAGGCCCGCTTCCTGATGGTGACCATCGCCGGCCTGCGGGTCGCCGCCCGGACCTTCGACCGGGAGACCCTGCACGCCGCCATCGACACCGCCGTCGCCGCACTCTGA
- a CDS encoding DUF6193 family natural product biosynthesis protein: MSAEPAEATAPSRELLLAKLRRIGERYGHPDGGARPAVAEVAHSEPSLRRLSPFTSHFRLHFSPCTGFPHARDVPHVEPSPGGRHRIHRTAQTTGPGFRAAVPRGVGFDSTGLGPPRRSPPVSAPRDQALKVSSGGAQGWRPEGC, translated from the coding sequence ATGAGCGCGGAGCCGGCCGAGGCCACCGCGCCGAGCCGGGAACTGCTCCTGGCGAAGCTCCGCCGGATCGGTGAGAGGTACGGCCACCCGGACGGCGGGGCACGGCCGGCAGTGGCCGAAGTCGCCCATAGCGAGCCGTCGTTGCGGCGGCTTTCCCCGTTCACCAGCCACTTCCGGCTTCACTTCTCGCCCTGCACCGGTTTTCCCCACGCACGGGACGTGCCGCACGTCGAGCCCTCGCCCGGTGGGCGGCACCGGATCCACAGGACGGCGCAGACCACAGGGCCCGGTTTCCGGGCCGCGGTCCCGCGCGGGGTCGGGTTCGACAGCACGGGTCTGGGCCCGCCGCGACGATCACCGCCCGTCAGCGCCCCGCGAGATCAGGCGCTGAAGGTCAGTAGCGGGGGGGCCCAGGGGTGGCGACCGGAAGGTTGTTGA
- a CDS encoding TetR/AcrR family transcriptional regulator gives MTVPTGRRERKKAATRQKIADTALRLFLEHGYDAVGIRDVAAEADVAVTTLFSHFASKEALVFEQDEDFEQRLTRAVTDRAPHEPLVPALRREIQALVRHCTADGAAPIWHMIAASPALREYEESMRLRHAESLATAIAADPDLSGTPTACRAIARFVIDAYSLAREAADPQAAVDEIFQMIEAAWAATAPSGNSTGTAEP, from the coding sequence ATGACCGTGCCGACCGGGCGCCGCGAGCGCAAGAAGGCCGCGACCCGCCAGAAGATCGCCGACACCGCCCTGCGGCTCTTCCTGGAGCACGGGTACGACGCGGTGGGCATCCGTGACGTGGCCGCCGAGGCCGACGTGGCCGTCACCACGCTCTTCTCCCACTTCGCCTCGAAAGAGGCCCTGGTCTTCGAACAGGACGAGGACTTCGAGCAGCGCCTCACGCGGGCGGTCACCGACCGGGCGCCGCACGAGCCGCTCGTCCCCGCGCTCCGCCGCGAGATCCAAGCCTTGGTGCGACACTGCACGGCGGACGGCGCCGCCCCGATCTGGCACATGATCGCCGCATCACCCGCCCTGCGGGAGTACGAAGAGTCGATGCGGCTGCGCCACGCGGAGTCGCTGGCAACGGCCATCGCCGCCGACCCCGACCTGTCAGGGACCCCGACGGCCTGCCGGGCGATCGCGAGGTTCGTGATCGACGCCTATTCGCTGGCCCGTGAGGCGGCCGATCCGCAGGCCGCGGTCGACGAGATCTTCCAGATGATCGAGGCCGCCTGGGCCGCCACCGCTCCCTCCGGGAACTCCACCGGCACGGCCGAACCGTAG
- a CDS encoding NADP-dependent oxidoreductase has protein sequence MKKVSFAEFGGPDVLQLIDAEDPHAGPGRIRIAVRAAGVNPVDWRLREGQVLGAHPIELPAGVGLDAAGVVDEVGEGVEGVEVGDRVFGEGASTYAEFAVLSAWARMPEGLTFEEAAGYPSVVETALRIIREVGVRPGQTLLVSGASGGVGSAVLQIARDRGIATIGTAGAANQDYLRSLGALATTYGEGWVERVRQLGQVDTALDLTGSGVIRELVELTGDPQKVVSIADLGAPELGVRFSGVAGSVPDALAEAVDLISRGKLHIPIEKSYTLAEAAAAHIDSQAGHTRGRRVLVV, from the coding sequence ATGAAGAAGGTGAGCTTCGCCGAGTTCGGCGGCCCGGACGTTCTGCAACTCATAGATGCCGAGGATCCGCACGCGGGCCCCGGCCGGATACGCATCGCCGTACGGGCGGCGGGCGTGAACCCCGTCGACTGGCGGCTCCGTGAGGGCCAGGTCCTGGGGGCCCACCCGATCGAGCTGCCGGCCGGAGTCGGGCTGGACGCCGCCGGGGTGGTGGACGAGGTCGGTGAAGGCGTCGAGGGGGTCGAGGTCGGTGACCGCGTGTTCGGCGAAGGCGCGAGCACGTATGCCGAGTTCGCCGTGCTGTCGGCCTGGGCCCGTATGCCCGAGGGCCTGACGTTCGAAGAGGCGGCCGGCTACCCCTCCGTGGTGGAGACCGCGCTGCGCATCATTCGCGAGGTCGGTGTGCGGCCCGGGCAGACGCTGCTGGTCAGCGGCGCGTCCGGGGGAGTCGGATCGGCGGTGCTGCAGATCGCCCGCGACCGCGGCATCGCGACGATCGGCACCGCCGGGGCGGCGAACCAGGACTATCTGCGCAGCCTGGGCGCCCTCGCCACGACATACGGCGAGGGCTGGGTCGAGCGGGTGCGGCAGCTCGGTCAGGTCGACACGGCCCTCGACCTGACCGGCTCGGGCGTGATCCGCGAGCTCGTCGAACTGACCGGGGACCCGCAGAAGGTGGTCTCCATCGCCGATCTCGGTGCGCCGGAGCTCGGTGTCCGATTCTCCGGCGTCGCCGGGAGCGTGCCGGACGCGCTCGCCGAAGCCGTCGACCTCATCTCGCGGGGAAAGCTCCACATCCCGATCGAGAAGTCGTACACGCTTGCCGAGGCCGCGGCGGCGCACATCGACAGCCAGGCCGGTCACACCCGCGGACGGCGGGTCCTGGTCGTCTGA